In Bdellovibrionales bacterium, the following proteins share a genomic window:
- a CDS encoding class III signal peptide-containing protein, with product MTGAVQNNRGQILVEYILLMVIVVSVALLITSFMVSRNSDRPGFLISKWYQIIQVIGEDSADDLKKP from the coding sequence ATGACAGGCGCAGTTCAAAACAACCGGGGCCAAATCTTGGTGGAGTATATCCTCTTGATGGTCATTGTTGTTTCAGTCGCCCTTCTTATCACATCCTTCATGGTTAGTCGAAATTCGGATCGTCCGGGATTTCTGATTTCAAAGTGGTATCAAATCATTCAAGTAATCGGTGAAGACTCGGCCGACGACCTTAAAAAGCCATAA
- a CDS encoding imidazolonepropionase yields MSGVSEKKGRRSTTKDLGIISDGAVVVEAGEIRWAGPERQLSSHVIRSLTGKASLEEVDCSGLSVLPAFVEAHTHSVFAGSRADEFEQRVQGATYQEIFQRGGGILSTVHHTRIADERELIELLKPRVDAFICQGVGTLEIKSGYGLDLETELKMLSVAGKVKGPRVVRTFLGPHALPEGAVGCDEYLDEVIESMLPAVIKGKLAERADIFIEKGFFGLEQGRRYLEAAKELGFGLTGHMDQLQRLGGGILGAELEAQSVDHLVQISPEDVKQLSKSESVCVLLPTADFYLRMPYPPARALLDAGARVALATDFNPGSSPSWDLALVGVLARVEMRMTLAEVLAAYTVNAAAALGLGDVCGSIEAEKSADLILIDGRWQDLFMQVGHLPVVESWVKGKRIFSSR; encoded by the coding sequence ATGAGTGGTGTGTCAGAAAAGAAGGGGCGTCGCTCCACAACGAAGGATCTGGGTATCATTTCAGACGGGGCGGTGGTGGTTGAAGCGGGTGAAATTCGTTGGGCGGGCCCTGAGCGACAGCTGTCGAGCCACGTGATTAGGAGTCTGACTGGAAAGGCAAGTTTGGAGGAGGTGGACTGCAGTGGCCTCAGTGTTCTTCCTGCTTTTGTTGAAGCGCACACGCACAGTGTTTTTGCGGGCAGCCGAGCGGATGAGTTTGAGCAACGGGTGCAGGGTGCGACGTATCAGGAAATCTTTCAGAGAGGTGGGGGAATTCTGTCCACGGTTCATCACACTCGCATTGCCGATGAGAGAGAGCTCATTGAACTACTTAAACCGCGCGTGGATGCTTTCATCTGTCAAGGGGTTGGAACCTTGGAGATCAAGAGCGGATATGGGCTTGATTTGGAAACTGAACTTAAAATGCTCAGTGTCGCGGGCAAAGTGAAAGGCCCTCGTGTGGTCAGAACTTTCCTTGGACCTCATGCCCTTCCGGAGGGGGCTGTTGGTTGTGATGAATATTTGGACGAAGTGATCGAATCAATGCTTCCTGCGGTTATTAAAGGCAAACTCGCCGAGCGAGCGGATATTTTTATTGAGAAAGGGTTCTTTGGACTTGAGCAGGGCAGACGGTATCTAGAGGCAGCCAAAGAATTGGGTTTTGGTTTGACGGGGCACATGGATCAGCTTCAGCGCTTAGGGGGAGGTATCTTAGGGGCTGAACTGGAAGCTCAATCAGTGGATCACTTGGTGCAGATTTCGCCGGAAGACGTGAAGCAGCTTTCGAAATCTGAATCAGTATGTGTTCTGCTGCCCACCGCTGATTTTTATTTGCGCATGCCCTATCCGCCTGCACGGGCCCTTCTGGATGCGGGGGCGAGAGTGGCCCTGGCGACGGATTTTAATCCTGGCAGCTCGCCAAGCTGGGACTTGGCTTTGGTCGGGGTGCTTGCGCGCGTAGAGATGCGAATGACTTTAGCCGAAGTCTTGGCAGCTTACACGGTAAATGCAGCGGCAGCCTTGGGGTTAGGCGATGTCTGCGGATCAATTGAAGCCGAAAAATCTGCTGATCTCATACTGATAGACGGGCGTTGGCAGGACCTATTTATGCAGGTGGGTCATCTTCCTGTGGTTGAATCCTGGGTAAAGGGAAAAAGAATCTTCAGTTCCAGATGA
- a CDS encoding CreA family protein, translated as MKSILITVRKILVVSLIFGLGGSASLVHAEELGKVSYDFHWVTPNDKIAVEIVDDPDIKGISCYISRPQAGGFEGTVGVADNQSDASISCVQVGPVNLSDANKLGASERIFSERRSLVFKEMYVERFIDFKRQTVVYMVYTKRITEGSPRSSLSAVRIKPWSRSR; from the coding sequence ATGAAATCCATATTGATAACAGTAAGAAAAATCTTGGTAGTTTCGCTTATTTTTGGGTTGGGTGGTTCGGCGTCCTTAGTGCACGCAGAGGAGCTTGGAAAAGTCAGCTATGATTTTCATTGGGTAACTCCAAATGATAAGATTGCAGTTGAGATCGTTGATGATCCGGATATAAAAGGTATCAGTTGCTATATCAGTAGGCCTCAGGCCGGTGGCTTTGAGGGTACTGTTGGTGTTGCCGATAACCAGTCGGATGCATCTATTTCTTGCGTCCAGGTGGGACCGGTCAACCTTTCGGATGCGAATAAATTGGGCGCCTCTGAGAGGATTTTCTCTGAGCGAAGATCGCTGGTTTTCAAGGAAATGTATGTCGAGAGATTTATTGATTTCAAAAGGCAAACTGTCGTTTACATGGTCTATACGAAAAGGATTACCGAGGGCTCGCCTCGCAGTTCTCTTTCTGCTGTTAGAATCAAGCCTTGGTCCAGATCCAGATGA